In Actinoplanes sp. NBC_00393, a single genomic region encodes these proteins:
- a CDS encoding TetR/AcrR family transcriptional regulator, with product MPKVVDHDERRRELAGAVWRVIARDGVANVSIRTVAAESGWSSGALRHYFATRDELLAFACERVIEQVTDRISRIRPEGSAREAVRRLLLETMPADEQRRTEASIAFSFLALGLGDPALARVQRLHLTSMAELCAGLVPHLAPHATAAQQHSLARRLHAVVDGLSVHVLAGHLTADEMITELDAHLETLFQYE from the coding sequence ATGCCGAAAGTTGTCGACCATGACGAGCGCCGCAGGGAGCTGGCCGGCGCGGTCTGGCGGGTGATCGCCCGCGACGGCGTCGCGAACGTCTCGATCCGCACCGTCGCCGCCGAGTCCGGGTGGTCCTCCGGCGCGCTACGGCACTACTTCGCGACCCGCGACGAGCTGCTGGCCTTCGCCTGTGAGCGGGTGATCGAGCAGGTCACCGACCGGATCAGCCGCATCCGCCCGGAGGGCAGCGCACGTGAGGCGGTCCGCCGGCTGCTGCTGGAGACCATGCCGGCCGACGAGCAACGGCGTACCGAGGCATCGATCGCCTTCTCCTTCCTGGCCCTCGGCCTCGGTGACCCGGCGCTGGCCCGCGTGCAGCGTCTGCACCTGACCAGCATGGCCGAGCTCTGCGCCGGCCTGGTCCCGCACCTGGCCCCGCACGCCACCGCGGCCCAGCAGCACAGCCTGGCCCGCCGCCTGCACGCGGTGGTCGACGGCCTCTCCGTGCACGTCCTGGCCGGCCATCTCACCGCCGACGAGATGATCACCGAGTTGGACGCTCATTTAGAAACCCTTTTTCAGTACGAGTGA
- a CDS encoding TIGR03620 family F420-dependent LLM class oxidoreductase: MNELGRYGVWAPERIWPDDPNAIASAAREIEELGFGAMWIGGSPGDDLGLAEAILAATSTLVVGTSIVDIWTSDGKRLAASDARIRHDFPGRFYLGVGSGHAPTAESRGQAYTRPLSRLREFLTGPLAEVPVRERMIAALGPRTLQAAGELTAGALPYLMPPAHTAAARRILGDGPLLVPEQKVFLGTDAVAARQAARRALRLYLALPNYTRQLVQYGLEEADLAGGGSDRFLDSAVVWGDDERVRAGVDAHLTAGADHVAVQVLTEGGMPRELPLSQWRQLAGVLGI; this comes from the coding sequence ATGAACGAATTGGGGCGGTATGGGGTCTGGGCGCCCGAGCGGATCTGGCCGGACGACCCGAATGCGATCGCGTCGGCCGCTCGGGAGATCGAGGAACTCGGGTTCGGGGCGATGTGGATCGGCGGCAGCCCGGGTGACGATCTGGGGCTTGCCGAGGCGATCCTGGCGGCGACCAGCACACTCGTGGTGGGCACCAGCATTGTGGACATCTGGACCAGCGACGGCAAACGGCTGGCGGCCTCGGATGCGCGGATCCGGCACGATTTCCCGGGGCGGTTCTATCTCGGGGTCGGTTCGGGGCACGCGCCGACGGCCGAGTCCCGCGGTCAGGCCTACACCCGGCCGTTGAGCCGACTGCGGGAGTTCCTCACCGGGCCGCTGGCCGAGGTGCCGGTGCGGGAGCGGATGATCGCCGCCCTCGGGCCGAGGACCCTGCAGGCGGCCGGGGAGCTGACCGCCGGCGCGCTGCCGTATCTGATGCCGCCGGCGCACACCGCAGCGGCCCGCCGGATTCTGGGTGACGGGCCGCTGCTGGTTCCGGAGCAGAAGGTCTTCCTCGGCACTGACGCGGTGGCGGCGCGCCAGGCTGCCCGCCGCGCGTTGCGGCTGTATCTGGCGTTGCCGAACTACACCCGGCAGCTGGTTCAGTACGGTCTCGAGGAGGCGGACCTGGCCGGCGGCGGCAGCGACCGGTTCCTCGATTCAGCGGTGGTCTGGGGCGATGACGAGCGGGTTCGTGCCGGGGTCGACGCCCATCTGACGGCCGGTGCGGATCATGTGGCCGTGCAGGTGCTGACCGAGGGCGGCATGCCCCGGGAGCTGCCGCTCAGCCAGTGGCGGCAGCTGGCCGGTGTGCTCGGGATCTGA
- a CDS encoding spore photoproduct lyase family protein: MTDLSLPLAPAAPAAPHSASGEAVPIRDLDGVAPPARPSRRWVPKRVVATPAAYDHAHGNRIMALVEAQGIEVERLRGNRLTGLRGESERETYARAKSTLAIVVSPPSRRRLQPIAPSADWRFDLAEGCPAHCQYCYLAGSLSGPPVTRVYADLDDILAGLADYVGRGTITSRRQARRDEGTTFEASCYTDPLALEHLTGSWRRAVEHFGAWDAPVQLRWTTKFDDVGGFVGLAHHGRTRVRLSVNCHPVADRVEGGTSRLPDRIAALRRLARDGYPVGLTIAPIIAVPDWRTHYGELLDSVAEAVRDVPGLDLTAELITHRFTPGSKEVLLGWYPRTKLEMDESTRSRKHGKFGAVKYVYPPETMAELRTWFHDEIADRLPACRVLYWT, encoded by the coding sequence ATGACCGACCTGAGCCTGCCGCTGGCGCCTGCCGCGCCGGCGGCGCCGCACAGCGCCAGCGGCGAAGCGGTGCCGATCCGCGATCTTGATGGGGTGGCGCCGCCGGCACGGCCGTCGCGGCGGTGGGTGCCGAAGCGGGTGGTGGCAACCCCGGCGGCGTACGACCACGCGCACGGAAACCGGATCATGGCGCTGGTCGAGGCGCAGGGCATCGAGGTGGAGCGGCTGCGCGGCAATCGGCTCACCGGCCTGCGTGGGGAGTCGGAGCGGGAGACGTACGCCCGGGCGAAGTCCACCCTGGCGATCGTGGTGAGCCCGCCGTCGCGCCGCAGGCTGCAGCCGATCGCGCCGAGTGCGGATTGGCGGTTCGACCTGGCCGAGGGCTGCCCGGCGCACTGCCAGTACTGCTATCTGGCCGGCTCACTGTCCGGACCGCCGGTGACCAGGGTGTACGCCGATCTCGACGACATCCTTGCCGGGCTGGCCGACTATGTGGGCCGAGGCACGATCACCAGCCGGCGCCAGGCCCGGCGGGACGAGGGCACCACGTTCGAGGCGTCCTGCTACACCGATCCGCTGGCGCTCGAGCATCTGACCGGCAGCTGGCGTCGGGCGGTGGAGCACTTCGGCGCCTGGGACGCCCCGGTGCAGTTGCGCTGGACGACGAAGTTCGACGACGTCGGCGGGTTCGTCGGGCTGGCGCATCACGGGCGTACCCGGGTGCGGTTGAGCGTCAACTGCCACCCGGTGGCCGACCGGGTGGAGGGCGGCACCAGCCGCCTGCCGGACCGGATCGCGGCGCTGCGCCGCCTTGCCCGGGACGGCTATCCGGTGGGTCTGACGATCGCCCCGATCATCGCGGTCCCGGATTGGCGGACCCATTACGGCGAGTTGCTGGACAGTGTCGCGGAGGCGGTTCGTGACGTTCCCGGCCTCGATCTGACGGCCGAGCTGATCACCCACCGGTTCACTCCGGGCAGCAAGGAGGTGCTGCTCGGCTGGTACCCGCGCACGAAGCTGGAGATGGACGAGTCCACTCGCAGCCGCAAGCACGGGAAGTTCGGCGCGGTGAAGTACGTCTACCCGCCGGAGACCATGGCTGAGCTGCGCACCTGGTTCCACGACGAGATCGCCGACCGGCTGCCGGCCTGCCGGGTTCTGTATTGGACCTGA
- a CDS encoding class I SAM-dependent methyltransferase, translating to MISHQTVVDRWRRTWDEVMSGFLPGADSCEAAMLAVAEAVCGGAPTRVLDLGGGPGVLAERMATRWPGADVGVVDLDPVLLALAAAGAGPRLSLHRADLAGDWSAAIGAGSCDLVTAVMTIHYLEAGQARGLYRAARAVLRPGGLLIVADLMPETGLAGVMGRLHPDAGEAVAGLAWTRWWDDVQADASWQPILRERQAAFDGRVPAEFSPPVDWHREAARQAGFTEAGTIWRWGAHAALAAVA from the coding sequence GTGATCTCCCATCAGACTGTCGTCGACCGGTGGCGCCGTACCTGGGACGAGGTGATGTCCGGCTTCCTGCCCGGCGCCGACAGCTGCGAAGCGGCGATGCTGGCGGTGGCCGAGGCGGTCTGCGGCGGCGCGCCCACCCGCGTGCTGGATCTCGGCGGCGGCCCCGGCGTCCTCGCCGAACGGATGGCCACCCGCTGGCCCGGCGCCGACGTCGGCGTCGTCGACCTCGACCCGGTGCTGCTGGCGCTCGCCGCGGCCGGCGCCGGCCCCCGGCTCAGCCTGCACCGCGCCGACCTGGCGGGAGACTGGTCCGCGGCGATCGGCGCCGGCTCGTGCGACCTGGTCACCGCTGTCATGACCATCCACTACCTGGAGGCCGGCCAGGCCCGCGGTCTCTACCGGGCCGCCAGGGCCGTCCTGCGCCCTGGCGGCCTGCTGATCGTCGCCGACCTGATGCCCGAGACCGGCCTGGCCGGCGTCATGGGCCGGCTGCACCCGGACGCCGGCGAGGCGGTCGCCGGCCTGGCCTGGACCCGCTGGTGGGACGACGTGCAAGCCGACGCGTCGTGGCAGCCGATCCTGCGGGAACGGCAGGCGGCCTTCGACGGCCGCGTCCCCGCCGAGTTCAGCCCACCGGTGGACTGGCACCGCGAGGCGGCCCGGCAGGCCGGCTTCACCGAGGCCGGCACGATCTGGCGCTGGGGCGCCCATGCTGCCCTCGCCGCGGTGGCTTGA
- a CDS encoding alpha/beta hydrolase family protein, whose amino-acid sequence MTAALSRRSLLAAALATGAAVPLAGATPGRPAAAAPPRLTLPRPTGPHRIGTVDLHVVDRSRVDPVTGGHRELMASVWYPAGRDAVRHPLAPMMPAAPLRALLDSVGFGADSATSPLTAGRQGAPVLRTRDRLPLILYSHGNDGYRAEATIMVQELASHGYAVVTVDSTYDTYCQFHDGRVTVPSEVEGFTPWDHAHDVLSVLDRLEDSRRRPLPAGLGSALDFRRMGMAGWSKGATATALVMNLDRRVRAGLSLDGPLQSNPPPEPLDRPFLLMTAEFSRAAEPSVEDYWHYHLHGWHLNLHATGAAHTAYIDHQWLIPQLARITGMSDEELTDWIGTLSPARAVRIQQAYPLAFFDLHLRHRRQPLLEGPSRAFPEVEFIP is encoded by the coding sequence ATGACCGCCGCACTCTCCCGCCGCAGCCTGCTCGCCGCCGCCCTCGCCACCGGGGCAGCCGTGCCCCTGGCCGGCGCCACCCCCGGCCGCCCCGCCGCGGCGGCCCCGCCGCGTCTGACGTTGCCCCGCCCGACCGGGCCGCACCGGATCGGCACCGTCGACCTGCACGTGGTCGACCGTTCCCGCGTGGACCCGGTCACCGGCGGCCACCGGGAGCTGATGGCCAGCGTCTGGTACCCGGCCGGCCGCGACGCCGTACGCCATCCGCTCGCCCCGATGATGCCCGCCGCACCGCTGCGGGCGCTGCTCGACTCGGTCGGTTTCGGCGCCGACTCGGCGACCTCACCCCTGACCGCCGGCCGTCAGGGCGCGCCGGTGCTGCGGACCCGCGACCGGCTGCCGCTGATCCTGTACTCGCACGGCAACGACGGTTACCGGGCCGAGGCCACCATCATGGTCCAGGAGCTGGCCAGCCACGGGTACGCCGTGGTCACCGTGGACTCCACGTACGACACGTACTGCCAGTTCCACGACGGCCGGGTGACCGTTCCGTCGGAGGTGGAGGGCTTCACCCCGTGGGACCACGCCCACGACGTGCTGTCCGTCCTGGACCGCCTGGAGGACTCCCGGCGCCGCCCTCTGCCGGCGGGCCTGGGCTCAGCCCTCGACTTCCGCCGCATGGGCATGGCCGGCTGGTCGAAGGGTGCCACCGCGACCGCCCTGGTGATGAACCTCGACCGGCGCGTCCGGGCCGGCCTGAGCCTGGACGGCCCGCTGCAGTCGAATCCGCCGCCCGAGCCCCTCGACCGCCCGTTCCTGCTGATGACCGCGGAGTTCAGCCGGGCCGCCGAGCCGAGCGTCGAAGACTATTGGCACTACCACCTGCACGGCTGGCACCTGAACCTGCACGCCACCGGCGCGGCCCACACGGCCTACATCGATCATCAGTGGCTGATCCCCCAGCTGGCACGCATCACCGGGATGAGCGACGAGGAGCTGACCGACTGGATCGGCACCCTCAGCCCGGCTCGAGCGGTGCGCATTCAGCAGGCGTACCCGTTGGCCTTCTTCGACCTGCACCTGCGCCACCGCCGTCAGCCGCTGCTGGAGGGCCCGAGCCGGGCCTTCCCGGAAGTCGAGTTCATCCCCTGA
- a CDS encoding PadR family transcriptional regulator: protein MQEPTFFILTALVRAPLHGYGIMQAVAELSGGRVELKAGTLYTALDRLTADGLIAVDREEAVGGRLRRYYLLSEDGRAALAAAAERMQANATVATARLREGFGTTGVRHA from the coding sequence ATGCAGGAACCGACGTTCTTCATCCTGACCGCGTTGGTGCGCGCGCCTCTGCACGGCTACGGGATCATGCAGGCGGTCGCCGAGCTGTCCGGCGGGCGGGTCGAGCTCAAGGCCGGCACGCTCTACACGGCGCTGGACCGGCTCACCGCCGACGGCCTGATCGCCGTCGACCGGGAGGAAGCGGTCGGGGGCCGGTTGCGCCGCTACTACCTGCTGTCCGAGGACGGCCGCGCGGCCCTGGCGGCCGCAGCGGAACGCATGCAGGCCAACGCCACGGTCGCCACGGCCCGGCTGCGAGAAGGATTCGGTACGACGGGAGTGCGGCATGCCTGA
- a CDS encoding pyridoxal-phosphate dependent enzyme, translated as MRYDSVTDVIGDTPLVRIDAAVHGLRNIDLYAKMELFNPFGSVKDRAAWTMVRHRLAGAAERGETVVELSSGNTAKALAVIAGMHGLPFRSVTNRMKVPEIKDLLLLLGAQIDELPGRSECLDPTDTDDPLTRMYHTVSADGGGYLHTDQYFNDLNVQAHRHGTGPEIIADLDGRAPDYFIACVGTAGSSTGVARVLREHDPAVTVVGLVAGKSDFIPGIRDIDEVHEVGLFDPGVYDTIEAVSSDEAIDGLLTLVRRCGTLAGPTGGGAYQGAVRYLRRLDAGLTERRTAVFIVCDRVESYMSYLRERRPELFQQPARAHSLRTLTGGDLAAARTLDVADAQEWIAKENPLVVDLRSPFAYRALHIDRSINIVDDLFGEMLHGGLPFGRSQPVLLVCPVGEKSARYAALLTRMGHPDVRSLDGGVIAWRDAGADLVRD; from the coding sequence GTGAGGTACGACAGCGTCACCGACGTCATCGGCGACACGCCCCTGGTGCGCATCGACGCGGCTGTGCACGGCCTTCGCAACATCGACCTGTACGCCAAGATGGAGCTGTTCAACCCGTTCGGATCGGTCAAGGACCGGGCCGCCTGGACCATGGTGCGCCACCGGCTGGCCGGTGCGGCCGAGCGCGGAGAGACCGTGGTGGAGCTGTCCAGCGGCAACACCGCCAAGGCCCTCGCGGTGATCGCCGGCATGCACGGCCTGCCGTTCCGCAGCGTCACCAACCGGATGAAGGTGCCCGAGATCAAGGATCTGTTGCTGCTGCTCGGCGCGCAGATCGACGAGTTGCCCGGGCGGTCGGAGTGCCTGGACCCGACCGACACCGACGACCCGCTGACCCGGATGTATCACACCGTGTCCGCGGACGGCGGCGGCTACCTGCACACCGACCAGTACTTCAACGACCTCAACGTGCAGGCGCACCGGCACGGCACCGGCCCGGAGATCATCGCTGATCTGGACGGCCGGGCGCCGGACTACTTCATCGCCTGCGTCGGCACCGCCGGCTCGTCGACCGGCGTGGCCCGGGTGCTGCGCGAGCATGATCCGGCGGTGACCGTGGTCGGTCTGGTGGCCGGCAAGTCCGACTTCATCCCCGGCATCCGCGACATCGACGAGGTGCACGAGGTCGGGCTGTTCGACCCGGGCGTCTACGACACGATCGAGGCGGTCAGCTCGGACGAGGCGATCGACGGCCTGCTGACCCTGGTGCGCCGCTGCGGCACTCTGGCCGGGCCGACCGGCGGCGGCGCCTATCAGGGGGCGGTGCGCTACCTGCGGCGGCTCGACGCCGGGCTGACCGAGCGGCGTACGGCGGTGTTCATCGTCTGCGACCGGGTCGAGAGTTACATGAGCTACCTGCGCGAACGCCGCCCCGAACTGTTCCAGCAGCCGGCCCGCGCCCACTCGTTGCGCACGCTCACCGGCGGCGACCTCGCCGCGGCGCGCACGCTCGACGTGGCCGACGCCCAGGAGTGGATCGCCAAGGAGAATCCGCTGGTGGTGGACCTGCGCAGCCCGTTCGCGTACCGGGCGCTGCACATCGACCGGTCGATCAACATCGTCGACGACCTGTTCGGCGAGATGCTGCACGGCGGCCTGCCGTTCGGCCGCAGCCAGCCGGTGCTGCTGGTCTGCCCGGTCGGGGAGAAGTCGGCCCGCTACGCCGCGCTGCTGACCCGGATGGGACACCCGGACGTGCGGTCGCTGGACGGCGGAGTGATCGCCTGGCGCGATGCCGGAGCCGACCTGGTGAGGGACTGA
- a CDS encoding extracellular catalytic domain type 1 short-chain-length polyhydroxyalkanoate depolymerase, whose amino-acid sequence MNPRRLWPALLAVVLAVAGLATSPLSPANAAATLTQVGSFGSNPGALRMYSYVPAGMPTGRPLIVALHGCTQSATDYYSHSGWPKYADLYQAAVVFPEQTPANNALSCFNWFTAGDIGRGQGEALSIKQMVDHAIRAYGSNPQRVYVTGLSAGGAMTAVMLAAYPDVFAAGAVIAGLPYNCGTICQYQAQSKTPKQWGDLVRAANPGYTGPWPRVSIWHGTADSTVVPANATELRDQWTNVWGVPQTPSSTATLPGSTTVAYYSGAVELYQVSGMGHGTPVAPGSAENQCGTTGAYYLNTICSSYHIARSWGLAGGTTTPPPSPSPSPSPTSTAQPCFTASNYAHTTAGRATRSGGYTYANGSGQAMGLWNTFTVHTLRQTGPNHYVLADGQC is encoded by the coding sequence ATGAATCCCCGACGGTTGTGGCCGGCTCTGCTGGCTGTGGTGCTGGCTGTCGCCGGTCTCGCTACGTCCCCGCTCTCCCCCGCGAACGCCGCCGCCACCCTGACCCAGGTCGGCTCGTTCGGCAGCAATCCCGGCGCGCTGCGCATGTACTCCTACGTCCCGGCCGGCATGCCCACCGGCCGCCCGCTGATCGTGGCCCTGCACGGCTGCACCCAGAGCGCCACCGACTACTACAGCCACTCCGGCTGGCCCAAGTACGCCGACCTGTACCAGGCCGCGGTCGTCTTCCCCGAGCAGACGCCGGCGAACAACGCGCTCTCCTGCTTCAACTGGTTCACCGCGGGCGACATCGGCCGCGGCCAGGGCGAGGCGCTGTCGATCAAGCAGATGGTCGATCATGCCATCCGGGCGTACGGGTCGAACCCGCAACGCGTCTACGTCACCGGGCTCTCCGCGGGCGGCGCGATGACCGCCGTCATGCTCGCCGCCTACCCGGACGTCTTCGCCGCCGGGGCCGTGATCGCCGGCCTGCCCTACAACTGCGGCACCATCTGCCAGTACCAGGCTCAGTCCAAGACCCCGAAGCAGTGGGGCGACCTGGTCCGCGCCGCCAATCCCGGGTACACCGGCCCGTGGCCGCGGGTCAGCATCTGGCACGGCACCGCGGACTCCACCGTGGTGCCCGCCAACGCCACCGAGCTGCGCGACCAGTGGACCAACGTCTGGGGCGTCCCGCAGACGCCGTCCTCAACCGCGACTTTGCCCGGCTCGACCACGGTGGCCTACTACAGCGGCGCGGTCGAGCTCTACCAGGTGAGCGGCATGGGCCACGGCACGCCGGTCGCGCCCGGCAGCGCCGAGAACCAGTGCGGTACGACCGGCGCGTACTACCTGAACACCATCTGCTCGTCGTACCACATCGCCCGCTCCTGGGGCCTGGCCGGCGGCACCACGACGCCGCCGCCCTCCCCGTCCCCGTCCCCGTCGCCGACCTCCACAGCGCAGCCGTGCTTCACCGCGAGCAACTACGCGCACACCACCGCGGGCCGGGCGACCCGGTCCGGCGGATACACGTACGCGAACGGCTCCGGCCAGGCGATGGGCCTGTGGAACACGTTCACCGTGCACACGCTGCGCCAGACCGGCCCCAACCACTACGTCCTCGCCGACGGCCAGTGCTGA
- a CDS encoding aminotransferase class V-fold PLP-dependent enzyme, translated as MSWQSRLRAQFPIITGNPGQAYLDSAATAQKPQAVLDAVTEYLTTGNANAGRGTYPWANRTTARIEAAEQRVRAFLGDPEPDRSGVHFVSGTTEGLRLIARDWLTDHLRDGDEIIVPYADHTANTLPWQEAVDVLARQGVKVGVRAMPYDPARDYDHRALPDLVSERTRFIATTHVHHVYGGDMNIDRIRAAAGPDVVICLDAAQSVGHMPVSVAALDVDFVVFSGHKAMALPGIGAVWAANRRGARFTPGGWSGTPNTSGIVSLVAALDWLEEAGLDRIERWTVGLGARLTDGLRRLPAYEILGCQRSLAADSPVQQRHGIVTFRHRGIGSNDLGFILAAEGFMVRADGHCQAAGGENTTSVRVSTHVYNTMDEIDRLMDLLAGLPDY; from the coding sequence ATGTCCTGGCAGAGCCGGCTGCGTGCACAGTTCCCGATCATCACCGGCAACCCCGGCCAGGCGTACCTGGACAGCGCGGCCACCGCGCAGAAGCCGCAGGCCGTGCTGGACGCCGTCACCGAATACCTGACCACGGGCAACGCCAATGCGGGTCGCGGCACCTACCCGTGGGCGAACCGGACGACCGCCCGGATCGAGGCCGCCGAGCAGCGGGTGCGCGCCTTCCTCGGCGACCCGGAACCGGACCGCTCCGGCGTCCATTTCGTCAGCGGCACCACCGAAGGGCTGCGGCTGATCGCCCGGGACTGGCTGACCGATCACCTTCGTGACGGTGACGAGATCATCGTTCCGTACGCCGATCACACCGCGAACACCCTGCCCTGGCAGGAAGCCGTGGACGTGCTGGCCCGGCAGGGGGTCAAGGTGGGCGTGCGGGCGATGCCGTACGACCCGGCCCGCGACTACGACCACCGGGCGCTGCCGGACCTGGTCAGCGAGCGGACCCGGTTCATCGCCACCACCCACGTGCACCACGTCTACGGCGGCGACATGAACATCGACCGGATCCGCGCGGCGGCCGGGCCCGACGTGGTCATCTGCCTGGACGCGGCGCAGAGCGTCGGGCACATGCCGGTCTCGGTGGCCGCGCTGGACGTCGACTTCGTGGTCTTCTCCGGGCACAAGGCGATGGCCCTGCCGGGCATCGGGGCGGTCTGGGCGGCCAACCGGCGCGGCGCCCGGTTCACTCCCGGTGGCTGGAGCGGCACCCCGAACACCAGTGGCATCGTCAGCCTGGTCGCGGCGCTGGACTGGCTGGAGGAGGCCGGTCTGGACCGGATCGAGCGATGGACGGTGGGGCTGGGCGCACGTCTCACCGACGGTTTGCGGCGGCTTCCCGCGTACGAAATCCTGGGTTGTCAGCGCAGCCTGGCCGCGGACTCGCCGGTGCAGCAGCGGCACGGCATCGTGACCTTCCGCCACCGCGGCATCGGCTCCAACGATCTGGGTTTCATCCTGGCCGCGGAGGGCTTCATGGTCCGGGCCGATGGCCACTGCCAGGCCGCAGGCGGAGAAAACACCACATCGGTACGGGTGAGCACGCACGTCTACAACACGATGGACGAGATCGACCGGCTGATGGACCTGCTGGCCGGTCTCCCCGACTATTGA
- a CDS encoding Y4yA family PLP-dependent enzyme: MASYLQPRVEGDLRSILENRALLHQVADALGSPLNVVLPDQLARNVQGFRDVYRAHRLSGGIFFAHKANRSRALVRALAATDAGIDVASLGELQHALGAGFTPGRIMATGPKSRAYLWLAARTGVTVNADSTSELIELAGIVSAYGLPRVPVMARLSGFASAGTNVMTRTSRFGIPVSRLDTLWAVLDKHQDQLDFLGVAYHLDTVGLPEKATALDGCLHAMDEAHQHGLRPRAIDLGGGFGVNYLADGSQWEAWTSELTGAVLGKRSAVTWNGHGYGLRNEGGTVRGTLGVYPAHRTTAGPAYLDRLLSTESVTQRRGLGSLLLDSLYDLHVEPGRALLDQCGAVLLRVEEVRDDLVRVAGNSGDVALEQHGVLMDPILVPRSARVADEPAEAYLMGNLCLEADLITRRKVLLPGVPRPGDLLAFANTGGYLMDFSAGHALMQPTARTVAAYRGGDGWRWCLDEQYWPVAGREETG; encoded by the coding sequence ATGGCGTCTTACCTGCAACCGCGCGTCGAGGGTGATCTGCGGTCCATCCTGGAGAATCGAGCGCTGCTGCACCAGGTCGCTGATGCGTTGGGCTCCCCGCTGAATGTGGTGCTCCCGGACCAGCTGGCCCGTAACGTCCAGGGTTTCCGCGACGTCTACCGGGCTCACCGTCTCAGCGGCGGCATCTTCTTCGCGCACAAGGCGAACAGATCCCGGGCCCTGGTCCGCGCTCTGGCCGCGACCGACGCGGGCATCGACGTGGCGTCGCTCGGCGAGTTGCAGCACGCCCTCGGGGCCGGGTTCACCCCCGGCCGGATCATGGCCACCGGGCCCAAGAGCCGTGCGTACCTGTGGCTGGCCGCCCGCACCGGGGTGACCGTCAACGCCGACTCCACATCGGAGTTGATCGAGCTCGCGGGCATCGTCTCGGCGTACGGCCTGCCCCGCGTGCCGGTGATGGCCCGGCTGTCCGGGTTCGCCTCGGCCGGCACCAACGTGATGACCCGGACCAGCCGGTTCGGCATCCCGGTGTCGCGTCTGGACACTCTCTGGGCGGTTCTGGACAAGCATCAGGACCAGCTGGACTTCCTCGGCGTCGCCTATCACCTCGACACCGTCGGGCTGCCGGAGAAGGCGACCGCGCTGGACGGCTGCCTGCACGCGATGGACGAGGCCCACCAGCACGGGCTGCGGCCGCGGGCGATCGACCTGGGCGGCGGCTTCGGCGTCAACTATCTGGCCGACGGCAGCCAGTGGGAGGCGTGGACGAGCGAGCTGACCGGGGCGGTGCTCGGCAAGCGGTCCGCGGTGACCTGGAACGGTCACGGGTACGGGCTGCGCAACGAGGGCGGCACGGTGCGCGGGACGCTCGGTGTCTATCCGGCGCACCGGACGACAGCCGGGCCGGCCTATCTGGACAGGCTGCTCAGCACCGAGTCGGTGACCCAGCGCCGCGGTCTCGGGAGCCTGCTGCTCGACAGCCTGTACGACCTGCACGTCGAACCCGGCCGGGCGCTGCTCGACCAGTGCGGCGCGGTGCTGCTGCGGGTCGAGGAGGTGCGCGACGACCTGGTGCGGGTGGCCGGCAACAGCGGGGACGTCGCTCTGGAGCAGCACGGCGTACTGATGGATCCGATCCTCGTCCCGCGCAGTGCGCGAGTGGCGGACGAGCCGGCGGAGGCGTACCTGATGGGCAATCTCTGCCTGGAGGCCGATCTGATCACCCGGCGCAAGGTGCTGCTGCCGGGCGTGCCGCGCCCGGGCGACCTGCTGGCCTTCGCCAACACCGGCGGCTACCTCATGGATTTCAGCGCCGGCCACGCGCTGATGCAGCCCACCGCCCGCACCGTCGCGGCCTACCGCGGCGGCGACGGCTGGCGGTGGTGTCTGGACGAGCAGTACTGGCCCGTGGCGGGCCGGGAGGAGACCGGGTGA
- a CDS encoding transcriptional regulator produces MTAEAGNDSDPVLHPVTGLDDVVHQRVRLGILTIAHEARRVEFGYLRSQLQLTAGNLSQHVTVLETAGLVEVEKGYAGKRGRTWITLTAAGSAALAAEIGRLKLLIARVETTDTPEDR; encoded by the coding sequence ATGACCGCCGAGGCAGGCAACGACTCCGACCCGGTCCTGCACCCGGTCACCGGCCTGGACGACGTGGTGCACCAGCGGGTCCGGCTCGGCATCCTGACCATCGCGCACGAGGCCCGCCGGGTCGAGTTCGGATATCTGCGCAGCCAGCTCCAGCTGACCGCCGGCAACCTCTCCCAGCACGTCACCGTGCTGGAGACGGCCGGCCTGGTCGAGGTCGAGAAGGGGTACGCCGGCAAGCGCGGCCGTACCTGGATCACGCTCACCGCCGCCGGCAGCGCCGCGCTCGCCGCGGAGATCGGGCGGTTGAAGCTGCTCATCGCACGGGTCGAAACCACCGACACACCGGAGGACCGATGA